One genomic window of Novosphingobium aureum includes the following:
- a CDS encoding XrtA system polysaccharide deacetylase has product MQRENVYNGPLEGPVNGLSVDVEDWFQVGAFETVIARENWDALALRVEANCDAILEMFDAARVRATFFTLGWVAQRAPDMMRRIAQQGHEIASHGWDHERVFRMGPAAFAADLQRSRKTIEDSAGVAVTGYRAPSFSIDARTPWAFDILAEQGYAYSSSVAPIAHDHYGWREAPRFAFQPVDGSDFVEIPVTTAQFAGRRLAAGGGGFFRVLPYSFSRWAIRQVNTRDGRPAVFYFHPWEIDPEQPRVHDASLRSRMRHYTNLEIMAEKLRVLLRDFAWGRMDELAAREAARAIRAAA; this is encoded by the coding sequence ATGCAGCGCGAAAACGTCTACAACGGACCGCTCGAGGGGCCGGTCAACGGCCTCTCGGTCGATGTCGAGGACTGGTTCCAGGTCGGCGCGTTCGAGACCGTGATCGCGCGCGAGAACTGGGATGCCCTCGCGCTCAGGGTCGAGGCGAATTGCGATGCGATCCTCGAGATGTTCGATGCCGCGCGCGTGCGCGCCACGTTCTTCACGCTCGGCTGGGTGGCGCAGCGCGCGCCCGACATGATGCGCCGGATCGCCCAGCAAGGGCATGAGATTGCCAGTCACGGCTGGGACCACGAACGCGTCTTCCGGATGGGGCCGGCAGCCTTTGCCGCCGATCTCCAGCGCAGCCGCAAGACCATCGAGGACAGCGCCGGGGTCGCCGTGACCGGCTATCGCGCGCCCAGCTTCTCCATCGACGCGCGCACACCCTGGGCCTTCGATATCCTGGCCGAACAGGGTTATGCCTATAGTTCCAGCGTGGCTCCCATCGCGCACGATCACTATGGCTGGCGGGAGGCCCCGCGCTTCGCGTTCCAGCCGGTCGATGGCAGCGACTTCGTGGAGATTCCCGTGACCACCGCGCAGTTCGCCGGACGCCGCCTTGCCGCTGGCGGGGGCGGTTTCTTCAGGGTCCTGCCCTATAGCTTCTCGCGCTGGGCCATCCGCCAGGTCAATACGCGCGACGGGCGTCCTGCGGTGTTCTACTTCCACCCCTGGGAGATCGATCCCGAACAGCCGCGCGTCCACGATGCCTCGCTGCGCTCGCGCATGCGTCACTACACCAATCTCGAGATCATGGCGGAGAAGCTGCGGGTTCTGCTGCGCGACTTTGCATGGGGACGCATGGACGAACTGGCCGCGCGCGAGGCGGCAAGGGCGATCCGGGCGGCGGCATGA
- a CDS encoding FemAB family XrtA/PEP-CTERM system-associated protein gives MNAPFARPVTRTRLLDLADPGELARLEGFVARHPAATPFHRPAWFVSVARATGNEPLALVEEHDGEILAFLPLDAIHSPIFGRVLVSSGFAVDGGLLTLPGSAPDAIFAALEELAVRRSCPAIELRGGILPEVGSGWTRTSESHATFSRALAADDEAELTAIPRKQRAEVRKSLAGELSVETGRDERARAAHYAVFCESYRNLGTPVFPRALLDAVMDGFGDDAEILSVYHRGVPVSSVLSLYHRATVMPYWGGGTFAARGLRANERMYYGVMLHARRRGCTHFDFGRSKTGSGAYAYKRNWGFEPRPLTYAAWSAPGSAVREVNPANPRLAAQITLWQRLPLAIANRLGPLIARGIG, from the coding sequence ATGAATGCCCCTTTCGCCCGCCCCGTGACGAGGACCCGGCTGCTCGATCTTGCCGATCCGGGCGAGCTGGCGCGGCTCGAAGGGTTCGTCGCGCGGCACCCGGCGGCCACTCCGTTCCACAGACCGGCCTGGTTCGTCTCTGTCGCCCGCGCGACCGGCAACGAGCCGCTTGCCCTCGTCGAGGAACACGATGGCGAGATACTCGCCTTCCTGCCGCTCGATGCCATCCATTCGCCGATATTCGGGCGGGTGCTGGTCTCTAGCGGTTTTGCAGTGGATGGCGGGCTGCTGACGCTGCCGGGAAGCGCGCCGGACGCGATCTTCGCCGCGCTCGAGGAACTGGCCGTGCGTCGGTCGTGCCCGGCAATCGAGCTGCGTGGCGGCATCCTGCCCGAGGTAGGTTCGGGCTGGACGCGCACCAGCGAGAGCCATGCCACCTTCTCGCGCGCGCTTGCCGCTGACGACGAGGCCGAACTCACCGCCATCCCGCGCAAGCAGCGCGCCGAGGTGCGCAAGTCGCTCGCAGGAGAACTGAGCGTCGAGACCGGCCGCGACGAACGGGCGAGGGCGGCCCATTACGCGGTGTTCTGCGAGAGTTATCGCAACCTTGGTACGCCGGTATTCCCGCGAGCGCTGCTCGACGCGGTGATGGATGGCTTCGGGGACGACGCCGAGATATTGAGCGTGTATCATCGCGGCGTGCCGGTCAGCTCCGTCCTCAGTCTCTATCACCGCGCAACCGTCATGCCCTACTGGGGCGGCGGCACCTTTGCGGCGCGCGGCCTGCGCGCGAACGAGCGGATGTACTACGGAGTCATGCTCCATGCCCGGCGGCGTGGCTGCACGCATTTCGATTTCGGCCGCTCGAAGACGGGCAGCGGAGCCTATGCCTACAAGCGCAATTGGGGTTTCGAGCCCAGGCCGCTGACTTACGCGGCATGGTCGGCGCCGGGAAGCGCGGTGCGCGAGGTCAATCCTGCCAATCCGCGCCTCGCCGCGCAGATTACCTTGTGGCAGCGCCTGCCGCTCGCCATCGCCAATCGGCTCGGCCCGCTCATCGCGCGCGGCATCGGCTGA
- a CDS encoding TIGR03087 family PEP-CTERM/XrtA system glycosyltransferase, translated as MSEILFLAHRIPFPPDRGDKIRSHHVLKALARLAPVHVATFADEPEDMAQEAELATLAASHCLVERRKPLAIAGLEALARREPVSLAAFRDRALASYVAKVLTERPISAIYVFSGQMAQYVPKTFTGHVVADLVDVDSAKFEAYGASGKGPRAWIERREGRMLSRVEQAVVERSDTTLLISDEECELLRSRLLSGVSARDVHAMGNGIDAALFDPALVAANPAMAAMPGPRVIFTGQMDYAPNIAAAERAIRAIMPRVREIFPDASFHVVGRNPPESLRAFDGSGGVKVWGRVPDIRPFLAGADLALVPLEIARGVQNKVLEAMAMGLPVVLSPGAATGIAARDGRDFAIAESDADLVQALISLARDREAARAMAVSARGWILANASWPAALARLPEFCGLAQGREHIDAA; from the coding sequence ATGAGCGAGATCCTGTTCCTGGCGCACCGCATCCCGTTCCCGCCCGATCGCGGCGACAAGATAAGGTCGCACCACGTGCTCAAGGCGCTGGCTAGGCTGGCCCCGGTCCATGTCGCGACTTTCGCCGACGAGCCCGAAGACATGGCGCAAGAAGCCGAGCTGGCTACGCTTGCCGCGAGCCACTGCCTCGTCGAGCGGCGCAAGCCCCTCGCGATAGCCGGGCTCGAGGCGCTTGCACGCCGCGAGCCGGTCAGCCTTGCGGCCTTCCGTGACCGGGCTCTTGCCAGCTACGTTGCCAAGGTTCTGACCGAACGGCCGATAAGCGCGATCTACGTGTTTTCCGGGCAGATGGCGCAATATGTGCCCAAGACCTTCACAGGGCACGTCGTAGCCGATCTCGTCGACGTCGATTCCGCCAAGTTCGAGGCATATGGTGCCAGCGGGAAGGGGCCTCGGGCCTGGATCGAACGGCGCGAGGGGCGCATGCTGTCGCGGGTCGAGCAGGCGGTCGTCGAACGTTCGGACACAACTTTGCTCATCAGCGACGAAGAGTGCGAACTGCTGCGCTCGCGCTTGTTGTCCGGCGTCTCGGCACGCGATGTTCACGCGATGGGCAATGGCATCGATGCGGCCCTGTTCGACCCTGCACTGGTTGCTGCCAATCCGGCGATGGCCGCGATGCCCGGCCCGCGCGTGATCTTTACAGGGCAAATGGACTATGCACCCAACATCGCTGCCGCCGAGCGCGCGATCCGGGCGATCATGCCGCGCGTTCGCGAGATATTCCCCGATGCCAGCTTCCATGTCGTGGGGCGCAATCCGCCCGAGAGCCTGCGCGCGTTCGACGGTAGCGGCGGGGTGAAGGTCTGGGGCCGGGTCCCCGATATTCGCCCCTTCCTTGCCGGAGCCGATCTGGCGCTGGTTCCGCTCGAGATCGCGCGCGGCGTGCAGAACAAGGTGCTCGAGGCCATGGCCATGGGCTTGCCGGTCGTGCTCTCGCCTGGCGCTGCGACGGGAATTGCGGCGCGTGACGGCCGTGATTTCGCCATTGCGGAGAGTGATGCTGATCTCGTGCAGGCGCTCATTTCCCTTGCCCGCGATCGTGAGGCTGCCCGCGCCATGGCAGTTTCGGCGCGCGGCTGGATTCTCGCCAATGCAAGCTGGCCCGCAGCGCTCGCACGGCTCCCCGAATTCTGCGGGCTCGCGCAGGGCCGAGAGCACATCGATGCAGCCTGA
- the xrtA gene encoding exosortase A — protein MQPERIVAYEEPRASGVGGIPAHWRFPLLALVAGWLALFIVFASDWAAMARQWWDISTYNHMLLIPPVECWLLWNRRHELARIEPRAWWAGLPLFAAAGLVWLLGGVSGFDLLRQAGVVGMLAMLVPLLLGPRVTAGVLFPLFYLAFLIPFGEELVKPLQMVTAKIAIALTHLSGVPAEIDGVFIDTPAGLFKVAEACSGVKFLIAMIGFGVLAANVCFLSWRRRAALLAACLVVPIVANGIRAWATIYAAQFFGVAVAAGFDHIVYGWVFFALVLFAVLGVAWKFFDRPVDAPMISLDALHSSRLLASLERGAASSRGRLAAVVGAVFALIAALQLWLALADALEAPLPEHVALPQVPGWSRVASAAQVPWQPRAGGADHRLQARYVDGQGHKVDVVFALYARQGEGYEAGGFGQGALVPDSAWSWHSALPAFEKGRGERLLANDRSERVAMTWYRHGDLLSGSNLRLKLAVIASRMRLKAQPTAMLILSAPEGAGEDAIATLDAFHQSTGPLERWMDARAAGR, from the coding sequence ATGCAGCCTGAGCGTATCGTCGCATACGAAGAACCGCGCGCATCCGGCGTAGGCGGTATTCCTGCCCATTGGCGCTTTCCCCTGCTGGCGCTGGTTGCCGGATGGCTTGCGCTGTTCATCGTGTTCGCATCGGACTGGGCGGCGATGGCGCGCCAGTGGTGGGACATCTCGACCTACAACCACATGCTCCTCATTCCCCCGGTGGAGTGCTGGCTCTTGTGGAACCGCCGGCACGAGCTTGCCCGGATCGAGCCACGTGCATGGTGGGCGGGCCTGCCCCTGTTTGCCGCAGCGGGGTTGGTCTGGCTGCTTGGCGGCGTGTCGGGCTTCGACCTGCTGCGACAGGCCGGGGTGGTCGGCATGCTGGCGATGCTCGTGCCCTTGTTGCTCGGTCCGCGCGTGACGGCAGGCGTGCTCTTCCCGCTGTTCTACCTCGCGTTCCTGATCCCTTTCGGCGAGGAACTGGTCAAGCCGCTGCAGATGGTGACCGCCAAGATCGCGATTGCGCTCACGCACCTGAGCGGCGTTCCAGCCGAAATCGACGGGGTCTTCATCGATACGCCGGCCGGTCTGTTCAAGGTCGCCGAAGCCTGTTCGGGGGTGAAGTTCCTGATCGCGATGATCGGCTTCGGCGTGCTCGCGGCCAATGTCTGCTTCCTCTCCTGGCGCCGCCGGGCAGCGCTGCTCGCGGCCTGCCTCGTCGTGCCGATCGTGGCCAATGGCATTCGTGCCTGGGCGACGATCTATGCGGCCCAGTTCTTCGGTGTGGCGGTCGCAGCGGGCTTCGACCACATCGTCTATGGCTGGGTCTTCTTCGCGCTCGTGCTCTTCGCGGTGCTGGGGGTGGCCTGGAAGTTCTTCGACCGGCCGGTCGATGCGCCGATGATCTCGCTCGATGCGTTGCACAGTTCGCGCTTGCTTGCCTCGCTGGAACGCGGCGCCGCCTCCTCGCGTGGCCGGCTGGCTGCGGTCGTTGGCGCGGTGTTTGCGCTCATTGCCGCCCTGCAGCTCTGGCTTGCGCTTGCCGATGCGCTCGAGGCGCCACTGCCCGAACATGTCGCCCTCCCGCAGGTGCCGGGCTGGAGCCGCGTTGCCTCGGCTGCACAAGTGCCATGGCAACCGCGCGCGGGAGGAGCCGACCATCGTCTGCAGGCGCGCTACGTCGATGGGCAGGGGCACAAGGTCGACGTCGTCTTCGCGCTCTACGCCCGTCAAGGCGAGGGGTACGAGGCGGGGGGCTTCGGGCAGGGGGCACTCGTTCCCGACAGTGCATGGTCCTGGCATTCGGCGTTGCCCGCCTTCGAAAAGGGGCGCGGGGAGCGTCTGCTTGCCAACGATCGTTCCGAACGCGTGGCGATGACCTGGTATCGCCATGGAGATCTCCTGAGCGGTAGTAACCTGCGCCTCAAGCTGGCTGTCATCGCCAGCCGTATGCGCCTGAAGGCGCAGCCGACGGCCATGCTGATCCTCTCGGCACCCGAGGGAGCCGGCGAAGACGCGATTGCCACGCTCGATGCGTTTCACCAGTCCACCGGGCCGCTAGAGCGCTGGATGGACGCCCGCGCGGCGGGGCGCTAG
- a CDS encoding XrtA/PEP-CTERM system amidotransferase translates to MCGIAGIFHLGTPKPVDPARVTAMCDAMLHRGPDGGGVWTAPGVGLGHRRLSIIDIAGSPQPMASSDGRAMLVFNGEIYNYRELRRELQQSGAQFHTDGDSEVILAAWQRWGTDCLSRLDGMFAFAIYDLAARTLFLARDRLGVKPLFMAPLSDGSLAFGSELKALLAHPLLRREVDPLAVEDYFTWGYVPDSRSILKGVSKLPAGHSMLLRHDAPLPRPSQWWDVSFAQRRKGSRADLEAELLHLMREAVRSRMVADVPLGAFLSGGVDSSSVVALMAESSAQPVRTCSIGFDEAGLDESAYAAQVARRFATDHAARQVSSGDFAEIDRLAAMFDEPFADASALPTWRVSQLARETVTVALSGDGADEAFAGYRRHIFQHGEDRVRRLLPASWRENLFGTLGRHYPKADWAPRPLRAKTTLLSLAGDSAAGYARAVSFAPPELRARLYTPVFERLRGDYRGEAAFETLMREAPGRSGLDRAQYADLKFWLPGDILTKVDRTSMAASLEAREPLLDHRLIEFGASLPESMRLRGGQGKWLMKRTMRRYLPDDILYRPKQGFVTPIAQWLRGPLEDDMRSLVSGSTLAATGWLDTQALSGLVDSHVSGHSDNSRILWQALMLDRAFTTLGIA, encoded by the coding sequence ATGTGCGGTATCGCCGGTATCTTTCATCTGGGAACGCCCAAGCCCGTCGATCCGGCGCGCGTCACCGCAATGTGCGACGCGATGCTGCATCGCGGGCCCGACGGTGGCGGCGTCTGGACAGCGCCCGGTGTCGGCCTTGGCCATCGCCGCCTCTCGATCATCGACATCGCCGGCTCGCCGCAGCCCATGGCATCGAGCGACGGACGCGCGATGCTGGTGTTCAACGGCGAGATCTACAATTACCGCGAGCTGCGCCGCGAACTGCAGCAGAGCGGTGCGCAGTTCCATACCGATGGCGACAGTGAGGTCATCCTTGCCGCATGGCAGCGCTGGGGCACTGATTGCCTGTCCCGGCTCGACGGCATGTTCGCCTTCGCGATCTACGACCTCGCGGCACGCACCCTGTTTCTTGCGCGCGACCGGCTCGGGGTGAAGCCGCTGTTCATGGCGCCGCTCAGCGATGGCAGTCTCGCCTTCGGCTCCGAGCTCAAGGCACTGCTCGCGCACCCGCTGCTGCGCCGCGAGGTCGATCCGCTCGCGGTGGAGGACTACTTCACCTGGGGCTATGTCCCCGACAGCCGTTCGATCCTCAAGGGTGTCAGCAAGCTGCCCGCGGGTCATTCGATGCTGTTGCGCCACGATGCGCCATTGCCGCGCCCCAGCCAGTGGTGGGACGTTTCCTTCGCGCAGCGCCGCAAAGGCAGTCGCGCCGATCTTGAAGCCGAGCTGCTCCACCTCATGCGCGAGGCGGTTCGCTCGCGCATGGTGGCCGACGTACCGCTCGGCGCCTTTCTCTCGGGCGGGGTCGACAGCTCGAGCGTCGTCGCGCTCATGGCCGAGAGCAGCGCGCAGCCCGTACGCACCTGCTCGATCGGCTTCGATGAGGCCGGGCTCGACGAGAGCGCCTATGCCGCGCAGGTCGCCCGGCGCTTCGCAACCGACCATGCAGCGCGTCAGGTTTCGTCCGGGGATTTCGCAGAGATCGACCGGCTCGCTGCGATGTTCGACGAACCCTTCGCCGATGCCTCGGCGCTGCCGACCTGGCGTGTTAGCCAACTTGCGCGCGAAACGGTGACGGTCGCGCTCTCGGGAGACGGTGCGGACGAGGCCTTCGCGGGCTATCGCCGCCACATCTTCCAGCATGGCGAGGACAGGGTGCGGCGGCTTCTGCCCGCATCCTGGCGCGAAAACCTGTTCGGCACGCTCGGGCGTCACTATCCCAAGGCTGACTGGGCACCGCGCCCCTTGCGCGCCAAGACGACCTTGCTCTCGCTCGCGGGTGACAGCGCTGCGGGCTATGCGCGCGCGGTCTCCTTTGCACCGCCCGAACTGCGCGCCCGACTGTATACACCTGTTTTCGAGCGTTTGCGCGGCGACTACCGCGGCGAGGCGGCATTCGAGACGTTGATGCGCGAAGCACCGGGCCGCTCGGGGCTCGACCGGGCGCAATATGCCGACCTCAAGTTCTGGCTCCCGGGCGACATCCTGACCAAAGTCGATCGCACGAGCATGGCGGCCAGTCTCGAGGCGCGCGAACCGCTGCTCGATCACCGTCTGATCGAGTTTGGAGCCAGCCTTCCCGAATCGATGCGCTTGCGTGGTGGGCAGGGCAAGTGGCTGATGAAGCGCACCATGCGCCGCTACCTTCCCGATGACATCCTCTACCGCCCCAAGCAGGGTTTCGTGACCCCGATCGCGCAGTGGCTGCGCGGGCCCCTCGAAGATGATATGCGTTCACTGGTGAGCGGATCGACACTTGCAGCGACCGGCTGGTTGGATACACAGGCCTTGTCCGGACTCGTCGATTCGCATGTCTCGGGTCATTCCGACAATTCCCGGATATTGTGGCAGGCGCTGATGCTTGATCGCGCATTTACCACGCTCGGCATTGCTTGA
- a CDS encoding EAL domain-containing protein: MLDRLRQLWASARFRIVFWATLSGLFLGVSGLSIPIEDVLRNMRIPLQLHDSDGEIVMVLQDGRTLDELSAIDVSRANDADLIEHLMAAGANRIFYDRTFAGQGDSEESAKLIRTLGRFPGRVFIGAMPGSGQTGNFSNKIPDAQFREKAGVISLLGLHHPFNLGVEMPFASNSPMGQIPSLAAELSGVKGGTETLFSPDWSIRVSSIPSVSYIDVLKDEFNPAEVRGKDIIVAPAAVDYNDIHKIPGQFGTAPGGYFQAMAAETLKRGLPTNLGWLPALLLVLVIVVSGLGRGRSLDVIRFSGLVIVLVAAPFFLDMVGVRIEIAPALMFAFVAVLRIRNLDRVEIASETNTGSGLPSVQALRNVNEKSSRILVALKIRNYGAIIGSFAETVEAQVATEIVRRIRISDDTATVYHEGGMFMWLSSLRSSFDLFENLEGLHRIVQNGIQVGGLDIDLSFNCGLDSDFDRPVAGRVAGAMQSAEEAVRNDELVYQHDVHKQEAQWEISLLTSLDRAIDNGEVWVAYQPKFDMRMNRICGAEALVRWTHPERGPISPDKFIRIAEEFHRIERITRFVVNDAVRCAVEMGRLGFEMTMSVNISAQLLRNPGLPGMISEILATHGLSPDRLILEITETDRLDRSSRTFQMLQRLVQSGLRLSIDDFGTGNATIDYLRYLPASEVKIDKSFVFSMETNKEDMVLVQSIIDMAHSLDRTVVAEGVETATAMDLLRERGCDIAQGYYISRPVAFRDLVETVSKDAGRMAG; the protein is encoded by the coding sequence ATGCTTGATAGACTGCGCCAGCTCTGGGCCAGCGCCCGCTTCAGGATTGTCTTCTGGGCCACGCTCAGCGGCCTGTTCCTCGGTGTCAGCGGCCTCAGCATCCCGATCGAAGATGTCCTGCGCAACATGCGCATTCCGCTCCAGCTGCATGATTCCGATGGCGAGATCGTCATGGTCCTGCAGGACGGGCGCACACTCGACGAGCTCAGTGCGATCGACGTTTCGCGCGCCAACGATGCGGACCTGATCGAGCACCTGATGGCTGCCGGGGCAAACCGTATCTTTTACGACCGGACGTTTGCCGGGCAGGGAGATAGCGAGGAAAGCGCCAAGCTGATCCGGACCCTTGGGCGGTTTCCCGGTCGGGTATTCATTGGCGCGATGCCTGGAAGCGGTCAGACCGGGAACTTCTCCAACAAGATCCCCGATGCCCAGTTTCGCGAAAAGGCGGGTGTGATCTCCTTGTTGGGGCTGCATCATCCCTTCAATCTTGGCGTGGAGATGCCATTTGCATCGAACAGTCCGATGGGCCAGATTCCTTCACTGGCTGCAGAACTTTCGGGCGTCAAAGGCGGTACGGAAACGCTGTTCTCGCCAGACTGGTCGATCCGTGTCAGTTCGATCCCTTCGGTCAGCTATATCGATGTCCTGAAGGACGAGTTCAATCCGGCCGAGGTCAGGGGCAAAGACATCATCGTCGCGCCCGCCGCGGTCGATTATAACGATATCCACAAGATCCCCGGTCAGTTCGGCACCGCGCCGGGCGGCTATTTCCAGGCCATGGCGGCTGAGACGCTCAAGCGCGGCCTGCCCACGAACCTGGGGTGGTTGCCGGCTCTCTTGCTGGTGCTGGTGATCGTTGTCTCCGGGCTGGGACGCGGGCGTTCGCTCGATGTGATCCGTTTCTCGGGACTGGTCATCGTACTTGTCGCCGCACCGTTCTTCCTCGACATGGTGGGCGTGCGCATCGAGATCGCCCCGGCACTGATGTTCGCTTTCGTCGCGGTGCTGCGTATCCGCAACCTCGACAGGGTCGAGATCGCCAGCGAGACCAACACCGGTTCCGGCCTGCCCAGTGTCCAGGCGCTGCGCAACGTCAACGAGAAGTCCAGCCGCATTCTCGTCGCGCTCAAGATCCGCAATTACGGCGCGATCATCGGCAGCTTCGCCGAGACGGTGGAGGCGCAGGTCGCGACCGAAATCGTACGCCGCATCCGCATCAGCGACGATACCGCGACGGTCTACCACGAGGGCGGCATGTTCATGTGGCTCTCCTCGCTGCGCAGTTCCTTCGATCTATTCGAGAACCTGGAGGGCCTGCACCGGATCGTGCAGAACGGCATTCAGGTCGGCGGTCTCGACATCGACCTCTCGTTCAACTGCGGCCTCGACTCCGATTTCGACCGTCCGGTCGCAGGGCGCGTCGCAGGTGCCATGCAGTCGGCCGAAGAGGCGGTGCGCAACGACGAACTCGTCTACCAGCACGACGTGCACAAGCAGGAAGCGCAGTGGGAAATCTCGCTGCTGACCTCGCTCGACCGTGCAATCGACAACGGCGAGGTCTGGGTCGCCTACCAACCCAAGTTCGACATGCGCATGAACCGCATTTGCGGCGCCGAGGCGCTCGTGCGCTGGACCCATCCCGAGCGCGGACCGATCTCGCCCGACAAGTTCATTCGTATCGCCGAGGAATTCCATCGCATCGAGCGCATCACTCGCTTCGTCGTCAACGACGCGGTGCGCTGCGCGGTCGAGATGGGGCGGCTTGGCTTCGAGATGACCATGTCGGTGAACATTTCGGCGCAGTTGCTGCGCAATCCCGGCCTCCCGGGCATGATCTCCGAAATCCTCGCGACGCATGGCCTCTCGCCCGACCGCCTGATCCTCGAGATCACCGAGACCGACAGGCTCGATCGCAGCTCGCGTACCTTCCAGATGCTTCAGCGCCTGGTCCAGTCGGGCCTGCGTCTCTCGATCGACGATTTCGGTACCGGCAATGCGACGATCGACTACCTGCGCTACCTGCCGGCAAGCGAAGTGAAGATCGACAAGTCCTTCGTGTTCTCGATGGAGACCAACAAGGAGGACATGGTGCTGGTCCAGTCGATCATCGACATGGCCCATTCGCTCGACCGGACCGTCGTTGCCGAAGGCGTCGAGACCGCAACCGCGATGGATCTGCTGCGCGAGCGCGGCTGCGATATCGCGCAGGGCTACTACATCAGCCGCCCGGTCGCCTTCCGCGACCTGGTCGAAACCGTTTCCAAGGATGCGGGCCGAATGGCCGGCTGA
- the zapE gene encoding cell division protein ZapE produces the protein MTGMLVRYEALVATGELRSDPEQAAAAERLDRLQRAFYKAAKSTGLIGKLMGKRPEPPRGVYMWGGVGRGKSMLMDLFHQTLDIPEKRRVHFHAFMMEVHALLRDERKKESGDPIPPVAATIARNVRCLAFDEMVVNNSADAMIMSRLFTHLIVEEGVTVVTTSNREPSQLYKDGLNREHFLPFIDLIEEQLDVLTLNGPTDYRLQRLGGMATWHTPLGEEATEQAREAFYRLTDYPPEDAEHVPSAEVDVGGGRMLHVPKSLKGVGVFSFKRLCSEARGAPDYLAIARAYHTVILVGIPQMGPDRRNEAARFVTLIDALYENKVKLIAAADAAPEELYQAGTGRFEFERTVSRLNEMQSTDYLALGHGEA, from the coding sequence ATGACGGGGATGCTGGTTCGATACGAAGCGCTCGTCGCAACCGGGGAGCTGCGCAGCGATCCCGAGCAGGCCGCCGCAGCGGAGCGCCTCGACCGGCTGCAACGCGCCTTCTACAAGGCAGCGAAGTCTACCGGCCTCATCGGTAAGCTGATGGGCAAGCGTCCCGAGCCGCCGCGCGGCGTCTACATGTGGGGCGGTGTCGGACGCGGCAAGTCGATGCTGATGGACCTGTTCCACCAGACCCTCGACATTCCCGAGAAGCGTCGCGTCCACTTCCATGCCTTCATGATGGAAGTTCACGCGCTGCTGCGTGACGAGCGCAAGAAGGAAAGCGGCGACCCGATCCCGCCGGTCGCCGCCACGATTGCACGCAACGTGCGCTGCCTCGCTTTTGACGAGATGGTCGTCAACAACTCCGCCGATGCGATGATCATGAGCCGGCTGTTCACGCACCTCATCGTCGAGGAAGGCGTGACCGTCGTCACAACCTCGAATCGCGAACCCTCGCAACTCTACAAGGACGGCCTCAACCGCGAGCACTTCCTGCCCTTCATCGACCTGATCGAAGAGCAGCTTGACGTACTCACTCTCAATGGCCCGACCGATTACCGGCTGCAGCGCCTTGGCGGCATGGCGACCTGGCATACGCCACTTGGCGAAGAAGCCACCGAGCAGGCGCGCGAGGCCTTCTATCGCCTGACCGACTACCCGCCCGAGGATGCCGAGCACGTACCCTCGGCCGAAGTCGATGTCGGCGGTGGACGCATGCTCCACGTGCCCAAGAGTCTCAAGGGCGTCGGCGTGTTCAGCTTCAAGCGGCTGTGCAGCGAAGCCCGCGGCGCGCCGGACTATCTCGCGATCGCGCGCGCCTACCACACCGTGATTCTCGTCGGCATCCCGCAGATGGGGCCGGACCGGCGCAACGAAGCCGCGCGCTTTGTGACGCTCATCGACGCGCTCTACGAGAACAAGGTCAAGCTGATCGCCGCGGCCGATGCCGCGCCCGAAGAGCTTTACCAGGCCGGAACCGGACGCTTCGAATTCGAACGTACAGTTAGTCGCCTCAACGAAATGCAGAGCACCGACTACCTCGCATTGGGCCACGGCGAAGCCTGA
- a CDS encoding succinate dehydrogenase iron-sulfur subunit, producing the protein MAQFTLPANSKISKRGNVHKAEGAERVKKFTVYRYDPDSGENPRYDTFEIDLDNCGPMVLDALIKMKSEQDPTLTFRRSCREGICGSCAMNMNGANGLACTTAIEDLKGNIRITPLPHMDVVKDLVPDFTHFYAQYASIRPWLQTVSTTPSGKERLQTPEQREKLDGLYECILCACCSTSCPSYWWNSDKFLGPAILLQAYRWLADSRDEMTGERLDELEDPFRLYRCHTIMNCSNVCPKGLSPGRAIAEIKKMQAERQI; encoded by the coding sequence ATGGCGCAGTTCACCCTCCCGGCCAACAGCAAGATCAGCAAGCGGGGCAACGTCCACAAGGCCGAGGGCGCTGAGCGCGTCAAGAAGTTCACCGTCTACCGCTACGATCCGGATTCGGGTGAAAACCCGCGCTACGACACGTTCGAGATCGACCTCGACAACTGTGGCCCGATGGTCCTCGACGCGCTCATCAAGATGAAGAGCGAACAGGACCCCACCCTCACCTTCCGCCGTTCGTGCCGCGAAGGCATCTGCGGTTCGTGCGCCATGAACATGAATGGCGCCAACGGCCTTGCCTGCACGACCGCAATCGAGGATCTCAAGGGCAACATCCGCATCACGCCGCTGCCGCACATGGACGTGGTCAAGGATCTGGTTCCCGACTTCACGCACTTCTACGCGCAGTACGCGTCGATCCGCCCTTGGCTGCAGACTGTCTCGACCACGCCGTCGGGCAAGGAACGCCTGCAGACCCCCGAACAGCGCGAGAAGCTCGACGGCCTCTACGAGTGCATCCTGTGCGCCTGCTGCTCGACCTCGTGCCCGAGCTACTGGTGGAACTCCGACAAGTTCCTCGGCCCGGCAATCCTGCTCCAGGCCTATCGCTGGCTGGCAGACAGCCGCGACGAGATGACCGGCGAGCGCCTCGACGAGCTGGAAGATCCCTTCCGCCTGTACCGCTGCCACACGATCATGAACTGCTCGAACGTGTGCCCCAAGGGCCTCTCGCCGGGTCGCGCAATCGCCGAAATCAAGAAGATGCAGGCCGAGCGCCAGATCTGA